The genomic window GTTTTATAAAAAAGAAATTTAGAAGAAAAAATAAAATTTATATAAAGAGAAAAAATAAATTTATAGCATAATTATAAGTTTAATTGAATTATTTTAAAAGAGGTGTAGACTTTATGAAGGAAGCAAAAGAGCATATAGCTAAAATATCAAAGGCATCAGCATATTTTATATTTAGAAATGGTCCTATTAAAGAGATGTATAAAGAAGGCAAAGTTTCTGATGAAGATATAAAGACAATACAATGTTATTTACAAGACCATTTAGCATATTTATATGAAGTATTATTAGAAGAAAATAATATAAATAAGTTTCAATTAATAGTTGATACTATGGATAAATTTTATATAAATGATAATGAGAAGATTAAAATAGATGATGAAGGGTTTGAGAACTTCTATAATCAATTATTTCCTAGTTCTACAATAAAAAGTAATATAAAAATAAAATAACTAAACTTAAATATAACTTAATAATTTTAAATAAAAAAATACTATTATTTACAAATAGAAAAATTAAACACTAGTTTTATCGAAAGTATTTTAATAATATAAAAAGGTTGTATAATTATAGTTAAGAAATAACTAGGACTAAAATTATAAAAAATATAGCTGTAAAATTGTTTGTTAAAGTATATTTTATAGTGAAGATATATTAATCCTAATATTTCTCAAATGAAATTATGGTATAAGTAAAAATGAGAGATTATGGTTATATTAGGTGAACGGATTTAATGGACTAGCTTACATTTTGTAGGCTAGTCTATTATTTTATTTAAGTAAGAATTTGTATAATTAGTCATTGAATATTCTAAATATTTATTTAAATAACATATTTTATAAGAATTCATATATTTTGTTATTTTATTAACAAAATATATGAATTAGAAATAATTTATAGGCAATTTATTATAATAAAGTAGAGAATAATAAATTATTATAGTTTTATTTGTTAAAATTTTTATAATAAATTGAAAAAAGTTTTAGTAAAGACTTTTAATGTTTAATAAATTATGATATATTCATAACAACTATTTGTTATATTATCAAATAAGGTTACGTAGGATAAGGAGGAATAATATGAAGAAGAATGAATATGGTTTATTTACAGCTATAGGAATGATAGTAGGAGTAGTTATAGGATCAGGAATATTCTTTAAAAGTGATAATATCTTAATAGCTACAAATGGAAGTGTTAGTTTAGGAATTTTAGTGTTTTGTATAGCAGCTATAGGAATTATTTTTGGAAGTTTAACAATTTCAGAACTTGCATCACGTAATACAAAAGCAGGTGGAATAATAACTTATGCAGAGTATTCTTACAATAAGTCAGTAGCGTGTGCATTTGGATGGTTTCACACATTTTTATATTATCCAACACTTATATCAGTGGTTACATGGGTTTCAGGTATATACATATCTATGTTATTTGGCTTAGAAAGTACTCTAGAGACTCAAATTTTAATTGGACTAGCTATGATGTTAATTATATTTATTACAAATATATTATCGGCTAAACTTGGAGGTATTTTTCAAAATGCTTCTACAGTTATAAAAATAATACCTTTAATATTTATAGCAATAGCAGGGTTAGTTTTTGGAAAACCAAGTGCTATAGCAATAACTGATATAACTAATATGCAATCCTTTGCTTGGATTTCTGCAATTGCTCCAATAGCATTTTCCTTTGATGGATGGATTGTAGCTACATCAATTGCTCATGAGATAAAAGAACCAAGTAAAAATTTACCTAAGGCATTAGTAGTGGCTCCATTATTTATATTAGGAATTTATTTATTATATTTTGTAGGAATAAGTATTTATGTTGGACCAGAAACAGTAATGAGTTTAGGTGATGCCCATGTAGATCTTGCAGCAAATAATATTTTTGGTGCTTGGGGTGCTAAAATTATATTAACTTTTGTTGTTATATCAATTTTAGGAACAGTAAATGGATTAACAATGGGTCTTACTAGATTACCATATTCATTAGCTATAAGAGGAATGTTCCCTAAATATAAGACATTCTCAAAGGTAAATGAAAAATTAGGAATGCCTATTCAATCATCAATTATAGCATTAGTAATATCAATTACATGGTTAGTTATTCATTATTTAACACAAAAATTTTCACTATTACCAAATTCAGATATATCAGAAATATCAATTACAATAAATTATGTTTTATATATACTTTTATATGCTAAAGTCTTTAGAATGGGACTAAGTGGCGAAATAGTTGGTGTATGGAAGGGATTATTAAATCCATTATTAGCTACTTTAGGATCATTAATAATCTTAGTAGGTAGTATTGGAAATCCATTATTTTGGATAAATGCTAGTATATCAGTAATAATACTTTTATCAGCAATAGTATTTTGGAAATATCAAAGTAAAAAGGTTAATTTAGAATAATATGTTTTAAAAAAGATAGGATTTATTTCTATCTTTTTTTTATTTATGTAAAGAATGGAATAAATAAATGATAATATGATAATTCTAATATATAGGTGTTACTAATTTATTTTGATATAGGTAGGTGATAAAATGAATAAACTATCCTGTAATGTAAGAAAATGCAATCATAATCTGTTTGGAATTTGTGATATGCATACTATAAGAGTGTTAAGTTGTAGTAATGAAAAATACCATGGTTCTAAATGTTTTAGTTTTGAAAAATTTAAACTTTCTAAGCGTGTTAAAATGATAGGAAAAATAGATTTTTATAGGGATATGTTAAACGATATAGATAGTAGTAATTCTAAAATAGAATTACCACATATATATTACGAGTTAATAAATTGTAAGTATAATGAATCTTCAATATGTAAATCTAAAACTGTAATGATTGAGGGTTTTAAAGCTAAGGAATGTGAAGGTATAAAATGTAAAACATTTTTAATAAATAGTCATATATAAAGTTACAAATAACATTAAATATAAATAAGTCAGCAGATAAAACAAAAAAATACTTACTTATTTATATAAAAAAATAGTATTATTAGTAATTTTAAATGTAGAAAATTAAAAAATAATGTTGTATAATAAAAACTTAGTTATATGAGAAGATTAGTAAATAAAGTTAGTGAGGCGGTATTAATGAAATTAGGATTTGATCCAAAGAAATATTTAGAAGAGCAATCAAAGTTCATTTTAGAAAGAGTTAATGACTATGATAAGTTATATCTTGAGTTTGGTGGTAAATTAATGTGTGATCTTCATGCTAAAAGAGTACTACCAGGATTCGATGAAGATGCTAAAATAAAGTTATTACATAAATTAAAAGAAAAAGTAGAAGTTGTTATTTGTGTTTATGCAGGTGATATAGAAAGAAATAAAATAAGAGGAGATTTCGGTATAACATATGATTTAGAAGTTTTTAGACTTATAGATGATTTAAGAGCTTATGAATTAGATGTAAATAGCGTAGTTATCACAAGATACAATGGACAACCAGCAACTACTGTGTTTATAAATAAACTTGAACGTAGAGGAATAAAGGTTTATAAACATAAAGCAACTAAGGGGTACCCAGCTGATGTAGATACAATAGTTAGTGATGAGGGATATGGAAAGAATCCATATATAGAAACAACAAAACCAATAGTTGTTGTAACAGCACCAGGACCAGGAAGTGGAAAATTAGCTACTTGTTTAAGTCAATTATATCATGAATATAGAAGAGGAAATGTTGCGGGATATTCAAAATTTGAAACATTCCCAGTATGGAATGTACCATTAAAGCATCCTTTAAACATAGCATATGAAGCAGCAACAGTAGATCTTAAAGATGTAAATTTAATAGATTCATTCCATATGGATGCTTATAATAAACTTGCTGTTAACTACAATAGAGATATAGAAAGTTTTCCTTTATTAAAGAGAATTATAGAAAAAATAACTGGTGAAGAATCAGTTTATAAATCACCAACAGATATGGGGGTTAATAGAGTTGGCTATGGTATTGTAGATGATGAAGTAGTAAAGGAAGCATCAAAACAAGAAATAATAAGAAGGTACTTTAAAACTGCTTGTGAATATAAAAAAGGATATGTTGATAAAGAAACAGCTGATAGAGCTAAGCTTATTATGGAAGAACTAAATTTAAAAGAGTCAGATAGAAAAGTAGTTATTCCTTCTAGAGAACATGCAGCTAAATTAAAGGAGCTTTCAGATAAAAATGAAATTTCTACAGCTGTTGCATTAGAGCTAATTGATGGAACTATATTAACAGGTAAAGAATCAGAATTAATGGATGCATCTGCAGCTGTTATATTAAATGCTATTAAATATTTAGCAAATATAAATGATGATATACATTTAATATCACCTGTTATACTTGAACCTATTATAAATTTAAAATCTAAGACTTTTGGAAACAAGAACACAGCTTTAACTTGTGAAGAAATACTTATAGCTCTTAGTATATGTGCGGCAACAAATCCTACTGCTCAAGCGGCACTTAATAAACTATCAATGCTTAAGGGATGCCAAGCACATTCAACTACAATAGTAAATGGAAGTGACGATCAAACATTTAGGAAACTAGGAATTGATATTACTTGTGATCCAGAATATCAAACAGATAATTTATATTATAATAATTAAAAGTATATAGTTATAAATTTTAGAAAAAAACGTCAATATTATGGTATAATGTATATATAACGACAAATTTTACTATATTATTGGAGGGTGATTATCATGGAAATATTAAAGAAAAATGGTAAAAAGGAAGAGTTTTCTTCAAAAAAATTAATAACTAGTATAGAAAATGCAGGAAGAGATGCTGATACTATTTTAAATGAATCAGATCTTAATATGTTAAAAAAAGATATTATAAAAACCTTAGAACAAATTAGAGAAAAAACAGAAATTACTTCAAGTTATGAAATAATAGGAGTTGTTATAGATACTCTTAAAAAAGAAGGATTTAGAAATATTATTAAAACTTATATTAGATATGATAAATAATATTATTGAAAAGCTAGGAATAATTTATTCCTAGCTTTTTTTCTTTAAATAATTAAAAGGGATAAATATTTTATGTTTAGGAGGATGATAAGTAAAATAAAAAAACATAAAAAGTATACTTACAGTTAAGAGTATTCCTATTAACTCAAATATTATAAAAAATTTAGGAAGATTTATTATATATTTAATAAGTAAAAATGGTAAAACAACTGCAATAACAAATATTAATATATCAATTAAAAATATAGATTTTTTAGTGAAATAGGTGTAACTATAAAATAAGGTAGGTACTATTATTAAGGAAAATAATAGTGATATACCTAGGGCAAAGAAAGGATTGTTTATATTTTTGTAATTGAAAGAAATTAATATTATCATAAAAATAAAAATTGGAAATATTGAGAGTTTTATATGCTCCCAAATACTTTCATTTGTAGCAGAAAAGTATCCAATAAATTTATTTCTATTAAATATTTCATAAGTAAAGTGTAGAAGTGTTCCTAAAATAAAACTAAATATAACGCAAATAGTAATGAGTCTATCCATATAAAAAACCTCTTTTATTATTTTTATATATTATATATCTAAAAATAATAAAAAATAACAAATAAAATATAGACTTTGCAATTATAAAAGAAAATTTTATTTTGAATATATTAAAAATAAAAATCATATATTACTTCGATTAATGAATTTTAAAAGGAGTAAATATAATGAAAAGATCAGTTGTAGATAATAAATTTAAAACTAATAAGGTAGGACTACAAATGGGATACATAATAATATCATTTTTAATTTCCATTTTAACAATGCAAGTTCTAACTTTATTTAAGTTAATGCTAATATTAGATATACAGATGAGTGATGTGCTTTATATAGGCGAAGCTATATTAATTATAGGAACTATTTTAACTGTTATAGGTGGAATGGATTTCTTGAAGGACAATTTATTTAGAGAGGAAAGTATATTAAAAGGAATAGGTATAGGAACTATATCAGGATTAGGAATTATGTTTATTACTTATTTATATAGGATTATACCAGTTTTTATAGGGAAAAGAGTAATAGCTATAGGCTCAAATCAGGCTGTAAGTACTTACAAAGATTTTAGTTTTGAAAGTTTATTAGTTACATCAATTACTCCAGCTATACTAGAAGAGTTTGTTTTTAGGGTTGGAGGTTTTACTATTTGTGCAGTAATATTTAGATTTATATTTCAACAGATAAGAAAAGATAAGAAAAGTTTAATAGAGATAAATGTGTTAAATTTAAGAAGTAGATATGGACTTATGGCTCTTATTTTTACTTCTTTAATATTTGCTATTATGCATGGTCCAAGCATTTTAAGTCTTCCTATATATTTATTACCAGGGTTGTTATTTGGTTTTTTATATTGCAAATATGGATTAGGGGTTTCTATAGTATCTCATTGCATGAGTAACTATTTATCTTCTTTAATTTTAACTTTAGTAGTATTTTTAATAAATTTATTGGTCTAATATAGGAATTAATTTTATTATATAAAGGAAAACTATTTTTATTAGGTTATGTAAATTAAAAGGAGGAAAAATAATGTTATGTAAATCTAATATAAAAGTTATTCCTTTAGGGGGAATTGGAGAAATAGG from Clostridium septicum includes these protein-coding regions:
- a CDS encoding APC family permease, giving the protein MKKNEYGLFTAIGMIVGVVIGSGIFFKSDNILIATNGSVSLGILVFCIAAIGIIFGSLTISELASRNTKAGGIITYAEYSYNKSVACAFGWFHTFLYYPTLISVVTWVSGIYISMLFGLESTLETQILIGLAMMLIIFITNILSAKLGGIFQNASTVIKIIPLIFIAIAGLVFGKPSAIAITDITNMQSFAWISAIAPIAFSFDGWIVATSIAHEIKEPSKNLPKALVVAPLFILGIYLLYFVGISIYVGPETVMSLGDAHVDLAANNIFGAWGAKIILTFVVISILGTVNGLTMGLTRLPYSLAIRGMFPKYKTFSKVNEKLGMPIQSSIIALVISITWLVIHYLTQKFSLLPNSDISEISITINYVLYILLYAKVFRMGLSGEIVGVWKGLLNPLLATLGSLIILVGSIGNPLFWINASISVIILLSAIVFWKYQSKKVNLE
- a CDS encoding DUF1540 domain-containing protein encodes the protein MNKLSCNVRKCNHNLFGICDMHTIRVLSCSNEKYHGSKCFSFEKFKLSKRVKMIGKIDFYRDMLNDIDSSNSKIELPHIYYELINCKYNESSICKSKTVMIEGFKAKECEGIKCKTFLINSHI
- a CDS encoding DUF1846 domain-containing protein, with product MKLGFDPKKYLEEQSKFILERVNDYDKLYLEFGGKLMCDLHAKRVLPGFDEDAKIKLLHKLKEKVEVVICVYAGDIERNKIRGDFGITYDLEVFRLIDDLRAYELDVNSVVITRYNGQPATTVFINKLERRGIKVYKHKATKGYPADVDTIVSDEGYGKNPYIETTKPIVVVTAPGPGSGKLATCLSQLYHEYRRGNVAGYSKFETFPVWNVPLKHPLNIAYEAATVDLKDVNLIDSFHMDAYNKLAVNYNRDIESFPLLKRIIEKITGEESVYKSPTDMGVNRVGYGIVDDEVVKEASKQEIIRRYFKTACEYKKGYVDKETADRAKLIMEELNLKESDRKVVIPSREHAAKLKELSDKNEISTAVALELIDGTILTGKESELMDASAAVILNAIKYLANINDDIHLISPVILEPIINLKSKTFGNKNTALTCEEILIALSICAATNPTAQAALNKLSMLKGCQAHSTTIVNGSDDQTFRKLGIDITCDPEYQTDNLYYNN
- a CDS encoding ATP cone domain-containing protein, whose amino-acid sequence is MEILKKNGKKEEFSSKKLITSIENAGRDADTILNESDLNMLKKDIIKTLEQIREKTEITSSYEIIGVVIDTLKKEGFRNIIKTYIRYDK
- a CDS encoding DUF6512 family protein, giving the protein MDRLITICVIFSFILGTLLHFTYEIFNRNKFIGYFSATNESIWEHIKLSIFPIFIFMIILISFNYKNINNPFFALGISLLFSLIIVPTLFYSYTYFTKKSIFLIDILIFVIAVVLPFLLIKYIINLPKFFIIFELIGILLTVSILFMFFYFTYHPPKHKIFIPFNYLKKKS
- a CDS encoding CPBP family glutamic-type intramembrane protease, with the protein product MKRSVVDNKFKTNKVGLQMGYIIISFLISILTMQVLTLFKLMLILDIQMSDVLYIGEAILIIGTILTVIGGMDFLKDNLFREESILKGIGIGTISGLGIMFITYLYRIIPVFIGKRVIAIGSNQAVSTYKDFSFESLLVTSITPAILEEFVFRVGGFTICAVIFRFIFQQIRKDKKSLIEINVLNLRSRYGLMALIFTSLIFAIMHGPSILSLPIYLLPGLLFGFLYCKYGLGVSIVSHCMSNYLSSLILTLVVFLINLLV